One part of the Parabacteroides distasonis ATCC 8503 genome encodes these proteins:
- a CDS encoding RagB/SusD family nutrient uptake outer membrane protein: protein MKKFKYIIVLFVMGLISFSCTDLDEEIFSEITTDNYYQNSNNIYAALVNNYAKAFSTGWSDARYFLQEVTADQLMIPTRGKHGYNGGEYVRLHEHKWTVEENFVYNGWAAPFQGIALCNNTLSDFENLDFSTFKLTEETKNEYIAELRALRVWNYMFLIDFFRHVPIVTDIEEVKAQSTPLEVFNFMESELLAILPDLPKNRGVSRFDQAGVASILVRLYLNAEKWIGISKYDECEQMAQAILDGKYGEYSIDPDYRGPFRSGINGYRSKENIMEFAIKKNYFEASWLYNMWMHYQDRYSLDNDWQGWNGGNLAPSRDLYGNLYQDKLGMPFEKFPDGDIRKKAFRVISNDGDYEGFFLMGTQYKFDYEKGYGFTDEVITGTEEYNGKPLVYVDQVGRFSEGETGLAKGSHVIYGEENTGYRLIKFPWLPQSKDLFQMNSIPEIRLAEIYYSLAECKYRSGDKIGAARLLDVVRKRYYKAEDWSKFSYESNISKLTDDEFVDELGREFIGERHRRIDLIRWNRFSEGAWWDKTPDATNQDVFPIPYRALNANPLLKQTTAGF from the coding sequence ATGAAGAAGTTTAAATATATAATAGTTCTTTTCGTAATGGGATTAATCTCATTTTCTTGTACAGATTTAGATGAAGAGATTTTTAGTGAGATTACAACGGATAACTATTATCAAAATAGCAATAATATTTATGCGGCGTTGGTGAATAACTATGCTAAGGCTTTTAGTACGGGTTGGTCTGATGCTCGATACTTTTTACAGGAAGTTACTGCCGACCAGTTAATGATTCCGACAAGAGGAAAACATGGTTATAATGGTGGGGAGTATGTTCGTTTGCATGAGCATAAATGGACTGTGGAGGAGAATTTCGTATATAATGGTTGGGCTGCTCCTTTTCAAGGTATAGCATTATGTAATAATACATTGTCTGATTTTGAAAATCTAGATTTCTCTACGTTTAAATTGACGGAAGAAACGAAAAATGAATATATAGCCGAATTAAGAGCTCTTCGGGTTTGGAATTATATGTTTTTAATAGATTTCTTTAGGCATGTACCAATTGTTACAGATATAGAAGAAGTGAAGGCTCAATCTACACCCCTAGAAGTATTTAACTTTATGGAGTCAGAGCTTTTAGCTATATTACCGGACTTACCTAAAAATAGGGGGGTATCTAGGTTTGATCAAGCAGGAGTAGCTTCTATACTTGTCCGTTTATACTTGAATGCGGAAAAATGGATAGGAATCTCAAAATATGATGAATGTGAGCAAATGGCTCAGGCTATATTAGATGGAAAATATGGAGAATATAGTATTGACCCTGATTATAGAGGCCCGTTCCGCTCGGGGATAAACGGTTATAGATCTAAAGAGAATATTATGGAATTTGCGATTAAGAAAAATTATTTTGAGGCATCTTGGCTATATAATATGTGGATGCACTATCAAGATCGTTATTCCTTGGATAATGACTGGCAAGGTTGGAATGGAGGTAATTTAGCACCGTCTCGGGACTTATATGGAAATTTATACCAAGATAAATTAGGTATGCCGTTTGAAAAATTCCCGGATGGAGATATCCGAAAGAAAGCTTTTAGAGTTATTTCAAATGATGGAGATTATGAGGGCTTTTTCTTGATGGGAACTCAATATAAATTTGATTATGAAAAAGGGTATGGATTTACAGATGAAGTAATAACTGGTACGGAAGAATATAATGGTAAACCTCTAGTTTATGTGGATCAAGTTGGACGTTTTTCGGAGGGAGAGACTGGTTTAGCCAAAGGATCTCATGTAATTTACGGAGAAGAGAATACAGGATATCGTTTGATAAAATTCCCTTGGTTACCTCAATCGAAAGATTTGTTCCAAATGAACTCTATTCCAGAGATCAGATTGGCAGAGATTTATTATTCGTTAGCTGAATGTAAATATAGATCAGGGGATAAGATAGGGGCTGCTCGGTTACTGGATGTGGTTAGGAAACGTTATTATAAAGCGGAAGATTGGTCTAAATTTAGTTACGAATCTAATATCTCGAAATTAACCGATGATGAATTTGTCGATGAATTAGGTCGTGAGTTCATAGGAGAACGTCATCGTCGTATTGATTTAATACGATGGAATCGTTTTAGTGAAGGTGCGTGGTGGGATAAAACTCCGGATGCGACGAATCAAGACGTATTTCCGATTCCTTATCGTGCATTGAATGCGAATCCTTTGTTAAAACAAACAACAGCTGGCTTTTAA